The following proteins are co-located in the Fibrobacter sp. genome:
- a CDS encoding hydrogenase — translation MAFLLIFFPLVMAGAAAIFPSNRWRPLFLPLTAIPQLFFTILILFKPGLSATNSWLVLDSLGKIVLLLVNTLFFFCSLYAVPYLQYRKERDNRVFSACMIAFAGTVSLVTCSQHLALMWVAIEATTLVTAPLIYFNRNRLCIEAMWKYLLISSVGIALALLGTFFLAYSSMHGGQETTLFYVTLLKNAPHLSKTWLHLSFVLLFIGYGTKMGLAPMHTWKPDSYGESPGIIGAILAGGLTSCAFLAFLRIYHICRVAGEFAYMSKVLLFMGLVSMATAAFFMINQRDLKRMLAYSSIEHMGILTIGLGIGTPALFGTLLHVIANGLTKGVLFLSVGNIHRAFGSKNIDQVRGALRLMPVSGSLFLISFLAITGSPPFVPFVSMFSILNGAFEAGKYTTAGLFLIFLLLVFIGMGAPILKALQGSSPVPNKEKMIYRDTFASYLPIIGLLILVFLFGVYIPSPLSELLNDAVGYLGGQP, via the coding sequence ATGGCCTTTTTGCTTATCTTTTTTCCTCTCGTGATGGCAGGTGCTGCTGCCATTTTTCCGTCAAACCGCTGGAGGCCTCTGTTTCTTCCTCTGACAGCCATCCCTCAGCTCTTCTTTACAATATTAATTCTCTTTAAACCTGGACTGAGTGCCACTAATTCATGGCTGGTATTGGATTCACTAGGGAAAATAGTGCTTCTTCTGGTAAACACTCTCTTTTTCTTCTGCTCTCTGTATGCTGTTCCATATTTACAATATAGAAAAGAGAGAGATAATCGAGTGTTCAGTGCCTGCATGATAGCATTCGCGGGTACTGTCAGCCTGGTAACCTGCTCACAGCATCTGGCTCTCATGTGGGTGGCTATTGAAGCGACCACGCTTGTTACCGCACCCTTGATTTACTTTAATCGCAACCGGTTGTGTATTGAAGCGATGTGGAAATACCTGCTTATCAGTTCAGTAGGTATAGCCCTGGCATTGCTTGGAACATTTTTTCTTGCTTATTCCTCAATGCACGGGGGACAGGAAACTACACTGTTTTATGTTACACTCTTGAAAAATGCCCCGCATCTTTCCAAAACATGGCTGCACCTCTCTTTTGTTCTGCTTTTTATCGGTTACGGTACTAAGATGGGCTTAGCGCCGATGCACACCTGGAAACCCGACTCCTACGGTGAGTCCCCCGGAATTATCGGGGCAATTCTGGCCGGAGGGCTTACCAGTTGCGCCTTTCTGGCATTTCTGCGCATCTATCATATCTGTCGCGTTGCGGGTGAATTTGCCTACATGTCAAAAGTCCTGCTGTTTATGGGGCTTGTCTCGATGGCAACTGCCGCATTCTTTATGATCAATCAGCGTGACCTGAAACGGATGCTGGCGTATTCGAGTATAGAACACATGGGTATTTTGACAATTGGATTAGGAATCGGCACTCCGGCTCTCTTTGGAACCCTGTTGCATGTCATTGCCAATGGATTGACAAAAGGAGTTCTTTTCCTGTCGGTTGGAAATATTCACCGCGCTTTCGGGAGTAAAAATATTGATCAGGTACGCGGAGCCCTGCGCCTGATGCCGGTCTCCGGATCCCTGTTTCTTATCAGTTTTCTGGCAATTACCGGCTCTCCTCCGTTTGTACCTTTTGTCAGTATGTTTTCTATTCTCAATGGTGCGTTCGAGGCCGGGAAATATACAACCGCAGGTTTGTTTCTGATTTTCCTATTACTGGTTTTCATAGGAATGGGAGCACCGATTCTCAAAGCACTGCAGGGAAGTTCACCTGTTCCAAACAAAGAGAAAATGATTTACCGTGACACCTTTGCTTCATATTTACCGATTATTGGATTGCTGATTCTTGTGTTTCTTTTCGGAGTATATATTCCTTCACCATTGTCAGAGCTGCTTAATGATGCGGTCGGTTATCTGGGAGGTCAGCCATGA
- a CDS encoding hydrogenase: MIVIHLLLLILMPPLLFGIINKTKAWFAGRTGMPLLQPYYDIIKLMRKGMVISDTTTWIFRFGPVITLMTVFIAGLLVPMGSFDAPFSFTGDLILFAYLFGLSRFFTTASALDTGSSFEGMGSSREVTFAAFSEPALFFAFAALVKMSGSFSLSSMLHSPLEELSIDIAAPLVLLAIGLYIVMLAESCRIPVDDPNTHLELTMIHEAMVLDHSGPLFGIISYASALKLFILGTVLLHVIFPFRISISWVNWLLYILEMLVLAVSIGVVESVMARLQMKHVPYLLISAILFCAFGFVLLFR, translated from the coding sequence TTGATTGTAATTCATCTGCTGTTATTGATTCTTATGCCGCCGCTTCTCTTCGGCATTATCAATAAGACAAAGGCCTGGTTTGCGGGCCGGACAGGGATGCCTTTACTGCAGCCATACTATGACATAATAAAACTGATGCGTAAAGGAATGGTTATAAGTGATACAACAACCTGGATCTTCCGATTCGGTCCTGTTATAACACTGATGACCGTGTTTATTGCAGGCCTTCTGGTTCCGATGGGGAGTTTCGATGCACCTTTTTCTTTTACAGGTGATCTGATACTTTTCGCTTACCTTTTCGGATTGTCCCGGTTTTTTACAACTGCATCAGCTCTGGATACAGGTTCATCATTTGAGGGCATGGGATCATCCAGAGAGGTCACATTTGCCGCATTCTCCGAACCTGCTCTTTTTTTCGCATTCGCGGCACTGGTAAAGATGTCCGGTTCTTTTTCTCTGTCCTCCATGCTTCACAGTCCGCTTGAAGAACTTTCTATTGACATTGCGGCACCGCTGGTTCTTCTGGCAATCGGACTTTATATTGTCATGCTGGCTGAAAGCTGCCGGATACCTGTCGATGACCCCAATACTCATCTTGAACTCACTATGATTCATGAAGCAATGGTGCTTGACCACAGCGGTCCTCTCTTCGGTATCATAAGTTATGCTTCCGCGCTCAAGTTGTTTATACTTGGCACAGTTCTTTTACATGTAATCTTTCCGTTCCGTATCAGTATATCATGGGTAAATTGGCTGCTCTATATTCTGGAGATGCTGGTATTGGCTGTTTCAATTGGTGTTGTAGAATCGGTTATGGCAAGATTGCAGATGAAACATGTGCCATATTTGCTGATCAGTGCGATTCTTTTTTGTGCTTTCGGGTTTGTCCTTTTATTCAGGTGA
- a CDS encoding hydrogenase, with the protein MTNLINSLLVLILALNLFALGSSRIQSIIHTAAIQGVLLGFLPLLVHSHLSISLLLASLIAIVLKGVLIPHMMNRTLHNVRIKREVEPLIGLMPSLILGAIATTFALLFSNQIPLIAEHTGKLIVPAAISTMLTGFILLTTRFKALTQVIGYLILENGIYIFGILLMGAMPMVVEMGVLLDVFVAIFVSCIIISKISKSFSTMDTRMLSSLKE; encoded by the coding sequence ATGACCAACTTAATAAACTCCCTTCTGGTACTTATCCTGGCTCTCAATCTATTCGCTCTTGGGTCAAGTCGTATCCAGTCAATAATTCATACGGCTGCCATTCAGGGAGTACTGCTGGGTTTCCTTCCATTGCTGGTTCACTCACATCTTAGTATCTCTCTGCTGCTTGCATCGTTAATCGCGATAGTGCTTAAAGGTGTTCTCATCCCGCACATGATGAACCGTACTTTGCACAATGTCCGGATCAAACGGGAAGTGGAGCCGCTGATCGGCCTGATGCCGTCCCTTATCCTGGGAGCGATTGCCACAACATTCGCGCTTCTTTTTTCCAATCAGATACCGCTTATCGCTGAACACACTGGTAAACTGATAGTCCCGGCTGCGATTTCCACTATGCTTACAGGTTTCATCCTTCTGACCACCAGGTTCAAAGCCTTGACACAGGTAATAGGTTATCTGATCCTGGAAAATGGCATCTATATCTTTGGGATTCTGTTGATGGGTGCCATGCCCATGGTGGTTGAGATGGGTGTTCTTCTCGATGTGTTCGTGGCTATTTTTGTAAGCTGCATTATTATAAGTAAAATAAGCAAGTCTTTTTCCACCATGGATACACGAATGTTGAGTTCACTGAAGGAATAG